One window of the Chryseobacterium camelliae genome contains the following:
- a CDS encoding TonB-dependent receptor produces the protein MKRTTQILHSKISIALLFFTASATVLAQQQKKTDTTKTANIDEVIVTGVFDKRTRMNAPVAISVLKSELIERQVPNSAADLLKNVPGVYVNSSLGEIRNNVSSRGISAGSADGTFAYEYISMQEDGLPVTNTTYFNYGPDFFLRADATIAQIDAVRGGPASITAANAPGGIFNYISKTGGNKFSGEIRAKYGVQGADNSGFHRIDANFGGPLGDNWFYNIGGFYRYDLGARYPGYPFNNGGQVKANIMKKYNRGSVKVFLKYLDDHNGYAQLIPTKNYTDPEPAEGFSSSSSLLIPKLQYNSQDFIHGGNVDFNSGRLVGNQYRSVAVNWDHDLGNNWKLFLTSKYADNSVAQNSIGNAFVTSLTDNVPYALLMGTVGVGTYSFRDALTGQELASVNAGVGATGVAYNVTKNLLPGQNVQNNSIILSPLNFYENKVKESMSQLTINKKWRNMNFSFGGYYGYSDVWRFSGINGIALTTLENRPRMLTLDFTGGLLYPTVSNPFNLIPGAYEVTNKDGFAQGAGSTGDLLEFRAKQQQGAAFFGHTWDITENLTVDWGVRYEKVWIKGDNTRTFLNNTKTQNGTLSLQGGPDNNPYTIYDNNTLVRLTNVSYSRQIDNFSYSAAVNYKFNNRFAIYGRYSQGSKAPDLDIFFASNREDTIGLLNPQSRKTQQAEMGLKAKTTYFDAFVTPFYSILKNIPVSSMADNGAGGFYTTPTLYNENETWGVEVETNIKPSSHFTIRAVLTLQDPKVKKGFYWNLNKPGIADDQIVSYSGTTVAYTPKIIANITPNVTVGNAFAFVTWSYLGEREGSNTNIYKLPAFSQFDLGVGYNFTKNLSAIINVNNVLNKYGVMSYQRPGSLVQQLAGFESFTQAEYDSAVANNTPYFTVAIPPTSGYLTVTYKF, from the coding sequence ATGAAGAGAACAACTCAAATACTGCATTCTAAAATAAGTATTGCCCTGCTTTTTTTTACTGCTTCCGCAACGGTACTGGCCCAGCAGCAGAAAAAGACGGATACCACCAAAACAGCCAATATCGATGAGGTGATCGTCACCGGAGTATTCGATAAGAGGACGCGGATGAACGCTCCGGTCGCCATTTCGGTGTTGAAGAGTGAACTGATCGAACGCCAGGTGCCCAACAGTGCCGCGGACCTGCTCAAGAATGTTCCCGGTGTCTATGTAAACTCCTCACTGGGCGAAATCCGGAATAATGTGTCCTCAAGGGGGATTTCCGCGGGGTCCGCAGACGGGACTTTTGCCTATGAATACATCTCCATGCAGGAAGACGGACTTCCGGTGACCAATACCACCTATTTTAATTACGGCCCCGATTTTTTCCTGAGGGCGGATGCTACCATAGCACAGATTGATGCCGTACGCGGCGGGCCGGCTTCCATTACAGCAGCCAATGCCCCGGGCGGTATCTTCAATTACATCTCTAAAACCGGAGGCAATAAATTTTCCGGTGAGATCCGTGCAAAATACGGGGTACAGGGAGCTGACAATTCAGGTTTCCACAGGATCGATGCCAATTTCGGCGGGCCACTGGGAGACAACTGGTTTTACAATATCGGTGGATTCTACCGGTATGACCTGGGTGCGAGGTATCCCGGCTATCCTTTCAATAACGGGGGGCAGGTGAAAGCCAATATCATGAAGAAATACAACCGCGGAAGCGTCAAAGTATTTCTGAAATACCTGGATGACCATAACGGGTACGCCCAGCTCATCCCTACAAAAAACTATACGGATCCCGAACCTGCGGAAGGCTTCAGCAGCAGTTCTTCGCTGCTCATCCCGAAGTTGCAGTACAATTCACAGGACTTCATCCATGGCGGGAATGTGGATTTCAATTCCGGAAGGCTGGTCGGGAACCAGTACAGGTCTGTAGCGGTCAATTGGGATCATGACCTGGGAAATAACTGGAAATTGTTCCTTACCAGCAAATATGCCGATAACAGCGTGGCCCAGAACAGCATCGGGAATGCCTTTGTTACTTCCCTTACGGACAATGTGCCTTATGCTTTGCTGATGGGGACTGTTGGGGTGGGAACCTATTCTTTCCGTGATGCCCTTACCGGTCAGGAGCTGGCTTCTGTGAATGCAGGAGTAGGCGCTACCGGTGTTGCCTACAATGTGACCAAAAACCTGCTGCCTGGGCAAAATGTACAGAATAATTCCATCATCCTGTCACCCCTGAACTTTTATGAGAATAAAGTAAAGGAGTCTATGTCGCAGCTGACCATCAATAAAAAGTGGAGGAATATGAATTTCTCTTTCGGCGGGTATTACGGCTATTCCGATGTCTGGAGGTTTTCCGGGATCAATGGAATTGCACTGACCACACTGGAAAACCGTCCGCGGATGCTGACGCTTGATTTCACCGGCGGACTGCTGTATCCTACTGTTTCCAACCCTTTCAACCTGATTCCAGGAGCCTATGAGGTAACCAATAAGGATGGTTTCGCCCAGGGAGCGGGAAGTACGGGAGATTTGCTGGAGTTCAGGGCAAAACAGCAGCAGGGAGCCGCATTTTTCGGCCACACCTGGGATATTACCGAAAACCTAACGGTAGACTGGGGCGTACGGTATGAAAAAGTATGGATCAAGGGAGACAATACACGGACTTTCCTTAACAATACGAAAACGCAGAACGGAACGTTATCCTTACAGGGTGGCCCGGACAATAATCCGTATACCATTTATGACAACAATACGCTGGTGCGGCTGACCAATGTGAGCTACAGCCGCCAGATCGATAACTTTTCCTATTCTGCAGCCGTTAATTATAAATTCAACAACAGGTTTGCTATTTACGGCAGGTATTCCCAGGGAAGCAAAGCCCCGGACCTGGATATTTTCTTTGCCTCCAACCGGGAAGACACCATCGGGCTTCTGAACCCCCAATCCAGGAAAACCCAGCAGGCAGAAATGGGGCTTAAAGCAAAGACCACCTATTTTGATGCTTTTGTAACGCCGTTCTACAGTATTCTGAAAAATATTCCGGTAAGTTCTATGGCGGATAACGGTGCCGGAGGATTCTACACCACACCAACCCTGTACAATGAAAATGAAACCTGGGGGGTGGAAGTGGAAACCAATATAAAACCCAGCTCGCATTTCACCATCCGTGCCGTATTAACACTGCAGGACCCGAAAGTGAAGAAAGGCTTTTACTGGAATCTTAACAAGCCGGGAATTGCCGATGACCAGATTGTTTCCTATTCCGGAACTACTGTGGCCTATACCCCGAAGATCATTGCCAACATCACTCCAAACGTCACGGTAGGCAATGCCTTCGCCTTTGTGACCTGGAGCTACCTCGGGGAAAGAGAAGGCAGCAATACTAATATTTATAAGCTGCCGGCATTTTCCCAGTTCGACCTGGGTGTCGGGTATAATTTTACTAAAAACCTGAGCGCCATTATCAACGTCAATAATGTCCTGAACAAATACGGGGTCATGAGCTATCAGCGCCCGGGATCCCTGGTACAGCAGCTGGCAGGATTTGAAAGCTTCACACAGGCGGAATACGATTCCGCGGTTGCCAACAATACGCCTTACTTTACCGTAGCGATCCCGCCGACTTCAGGATATCTAACCGTTACCTACAAGTTTTAA
- a CDS encoding prolyl oligopeptidase family serine peptidase, producing the protein MMNYCKALMLALAMTGAASCSTAPKTPEQASAQRRWSSEVLKDVRYGDFERNVMDVYLPADRSPKTAFVINIHGGAWTQGDRKFDGKLSEYLVSHGIAVANINYRYANREDTHLPELLDDIDHVVKYLADHSKEWNTRSSGFSITGASSGAHVSMMYAYTKNPDIRTIIERCGPVDFTDVPTLKYVKAANLFEVLDKMSGNTTVWKPGDPVPPAYAKTSPVAYVSKIPIMIIHGDQDEVVPIPQAYILEKALKAKGTPYKLVVVPGAGHQIEKKPADQQMEFREMTSWLNKYGIN; encoded by the coding sequence ATGATGAACTATTGTAAAGCTCTTATGCTTGCGCTGGCTATGACCGGTGCAGCCTCTTGCTCCACAGCTCCGAAAACTCCTGAGCAAGCCTCCGCACAGCGCCGCTGGTCTTCTGAAGTCCTGAAAGATGTGCGGTACGGAGATTTTGAAAGAAATGTAATGGATGTTTACCTTCCGGCAGACCGTTCCCCGAAAACCGCCTTTGTAATCAATATCCATGGCGGAGCCTGGACCCAGGGAGACCGGAAATTTGACGGAAAGCTTTCCGAATACCTGGTTTCCCACGGTATTGCAGTAGCCAATATCAACTACCGGTATGCCAATAGGGAAGACACCCACCTTCCTGAGCTCCTGGATGATATTGACCATGTAGTGAAATACCTGGCTGATCATTCAAAGGAATGGAATACCCGCAGCAGCGGCTTCTCCATTACGGGAGCAAGCTCGGGCGCGCATGTATCGATGATGTATGCCTATACAAAAAATCCTGACATCAGGACGATTATAGAGCGGTGCGGGCCGGTAGACTTTACCGATGTCCCGACCCTGAAATACGTCAAAGCGGCCAACCTTTTTGAAGTCCTGGATAAAATGTCCGGCAATACTACGGTCTGGAAGCCCGGAGATCCTGTTCCGCCTGCGTATGCCAAAACAAGCCCGGTAGCTTACGTCAGTAAAATCCCGATCATGATCATCCATGGCGACCAAGACGAGGTCGTGCCTATCCCACAGGCTTATATCCTTGAAAAAGCATTGAAAGCCAAGGGTACTCCTTACAAGCTTGTCGTAGTTCCCGGCGCCGGCCATCAGATCGAGAAAAAGCCGGCAGACCAGCAGATGGAGTTCAGGGAAATGACGTCCTGGCTCAATAAATACGGAATAAACTAA